From the genome of Gammaproteobacteria bacterium, one region includes:
- a CDS encoding acyl-CoA dehydrogenase family protein has product MTPEERSIREMTREFADGEIRPRSAGWDEHRRLDDDVLGMLAEFGFLGMGIPEAFGGLGLDLSTCLAATEELARADGSLALSVSLQNGPVASLLLAHASEDLQHELLPGIASGERLVAFALGDLGAAGAEDAGDAIATPAGDGWRLDGGKHWVVDGNRAGAAMVFARPAAQGGTGGAGVFLVDTSAPGYRVVRRRETLGLCAAEIVDVELDGVAVSAHWVIGSPRRGDEYAAQALPLSRLGGAAVALGIAQAAFEHAARYSREREQFGRALTAFGAIRHKLAGMATRIAAARALVRETAVALEASGAEGGVGLASWTDRPGLTATPDMARWAASHAAVSVAREAVQIFGGYGYMRDYPVEKLMRDASGTGICEATGEVLRIIAARGFQATVATG; this is encoded by the coding sequence ATGACCCCGGAGGAGCGATCCATTCGGGAGATGACCCGGGAGTTCGCGGACGGCGAGATTCGTCCGCGCTCCGCGGGCTGGGACGAGCACCGCCGCCTGGACGACGATGTCCTCGGGATGCTCGCCGAATTCGGCTTCCTGGGGATGGGCATTCCGGAGGCGTTCGGCGGCCTCGGGCTCGACCTGTCCACCTGCCTGGCGGCGACGGAGGAACTCGCCCGTGCCGACGGGAGCCTGGCGCTGTCCGTGTCGCTGCAGAACGGACCGGTCGCGAGCCTCCTGCTCGCGCATGCGTCGGAGGACCTGCAACACGAGCTTCTTCCCGGCATCGCGTCCGGGGAGCGCCTGGTCGCGTTTGCCCTGGGGGACCTCGGGGCGGCGGGCGCCGAGGACGCCGGCGATGCCATCGCCACCCCGGCCGGCGACGGCTGGCGGCTCGACGGCGGCAAGCACTGGGTGGTGGACGGCAACAGAGCCGGAGCGGCCATGGTCTTCGCTCGCCCGGCCGCGCAAGGCGGAACGGGCGGCGCCGGCGTGTTCCTGGTGGACACCTCCGCACCCGGATATCGCGTTGTACGCCGCCGCGAGACCCTTGGCCTGTGCGCGGCCGAGATCGTCGATGTCGAGCTCGACGGCGTAGCGGTGTCCGCGCACTGGGTGATCGGGAGCCCGCGGCGCGGAGACGAGTATGCGGCTCAGGCGCTGCCCCTGTCCCGCCTGGGCGGCGCGGCGGTCGCCCTGGGCATCGCGCAGGCCGCCTTCGAGCACGCCGCCCGCTACTCGCGCGAGCGCGAACAGTTCGGGCGCGCGCTCACGGCGTTCGGCGCGATCCGGCACAAGCTCGCCGGAATGGCGACCCGTATTGCGGCGGCCCGCGCCCTGGTGCGGGAGACCGCCGTCGCCCTCGAAGCATCGGGCGCGGAGGGAGGTGTCGGCCTGGCCTCCTGGACGGACCGCCCCGGCCTGACGGCGACCCCGGACATGGCGAGATGGGCGGCGAGCCACGCGGCCGTGTCGGTTGCCCGGGAAGCGGTTCAGATCTTCGGCGGGTATGGCTACATGCGCGACTATCCCGTCGAGAAGCTGATGCGCGACGCCAGCGGCACGGGCATCTGCGAGGCCACCGGCGAAGTGCTGCGCATTATCGCGGCGCGCGGGTTCCAGGCCACGGTCGCCACGGGGTGA
- a CDS encoding acetyl-CoA C-acyltransferase: protein MNDESRIPVILGSARTPIGRFLGGLSPLPGPALGAVAVRAAVERSGVEPSAIDEVLMGNVVSAGEGQAPARQAAVNAGLPATIPSVTVNKVCGSGLKAVMLAAQAIRAGDARAVVAGGFESMSNVPYYLRGHRGGVKFGDQEVSDGLIHDGLWCSFEGRHMGGHAEYTATRAGITRERADEFALGSHRKAVDAIDGGRFRREIVPVEVPARRGATVVDTDEGPRRATSLEALARLRPAFARDAPDDVDELVVTAGNAPGLNDGGAALVVASMEFARAHGLPVAARVTAYASAGTEPRDLFFAPIFAVRKVMEAAGKAADDYDLVEINEAFAVQALADIDALGLNADRVNVNGGAVALGHPIGASGARILVTLVHAMEDRDAATGLATLCLGGGNAVALAVERA, encoded by the coding sequence ATGAACGACGAATCCCGCATCCCCGTCATCCTTGGATCCGCCCGCACCCCCATCGGCCGTTTTCTGGGCGGTCTCTCCCCGTTGCCCGGACCCGCGCTCGGAGCCGTCGCCGTGCGCGCGGCGGTGGAACGCTCCGGCGTCGAGCCGTCCGCCATCGACGAGGTGCTCATGGGCAACGTGGTTTCGGCCGGAGAAGGGCAGGCGCCCGCCCGCCAGGCCGCGGTGAACGCCGGCCTGCCCGCGACCATCCCCTCCGTCACCGTGAACAAGGTGTGCGGCTCCGGACTGAAGGCGGTGATGCTGGCGGCCCAGGCGATCCGGGCGGGAGACGCGCGCGCCGTCGTGGCGGGCGGCTTCGAGTCGATGTCCAACGTGCCCTACTATCTGCGCGGGCACCGCGGGGGCGTGAAGTTCGGAGATCAGGAGGTCAGCGACGGCCTCATTCACGACGGTCTCTGGTGTTCCTTCGAGGGCCGCCACATGGGTGGTCATGCGGAATACACGGCGACGCGGGCGGGCATCACGCGGGAGAGGGCCGACGAGTTCGCGCTGGGGTCGCACCGCAAGGCGGTGGACGCCATCGACGGAGGACGATTTAGGCGCGAGATCGTGCCGGTGGAGGTACCGGCCCGCCGGGGCGCGACCGTGGTCGACACCGACGAGGGACCCCGGCGCGCCACTTCACTGGAGGCGCTTGCCAGGCTGCGTCCCGCCTTCGCCCGCGACGCTCCGGACGACGTCGATGAGCTGGTGGTCACCGCCGGAAACGCGCCGGGGTTGAACGACGGCGGTGCCGCCCTGGTGGTCGCCTCCATGGAATTCGCCCGGGCACACGGCCTGCCGGTGGCCGCCCGCGTCACCGCCTACGCTTCGGCGGGCACGGAACCGCGCGACCTCTTCTTCGCGCCCATCTTCGCCGTGCGCAAGGTGATGGAAGCAGCGGGCAAGGCGGCGGACGACTACGATCTCGTGGAGATCAACGAGGCATTTGCGGTTCAGGCGCTCGCGGACATCGACGCCCTGGGCCTGAACGCGGACCGGGTAAACGTGAACGGCGGCGCCGTCGCGCTGGGCCACCCCATCGGCGCTTCCGGGGCCCGCATCCTGGTCACGCTCGTGCATGCGATGGAGGACCGGGACGCCGCGACGGGTCTCGCCACCCTCTGCCTCGGGGGCGGCAACGCAGTCGCGCTCGCGGTGGAGCGTGCGTGA
- a CDS encoding biotin transporter BioY: MRTVELSQGQGILVRMASLASGRRTLTAALFVLLTTAGAYVAVPVPWTPVPMTLQPLFVLLSGLVLGPSAGAASMAAYVLLGVGGAPVFAAIPAGPAALVGPTGGFILAFPLASGLCGWLAGPRDAGAPRILLALVAGLLVIYLAGATQLALLTGAAPTAVFRNAVLPFALGDSIELLLAMAIALRLRSRARDDR; the protein is encoded by the coding sequence ATGCGGACTGTAGAGTTGAGCCAGGGACAGGGAATTCTGGTACGCATGGCGTCGCTCGCCAGCGGTCGGCGGACGCTGACCGCGGCGCTCTTCGTCCTGCTCACCACCGCGGGCGCCTACGTGGCGGTGCCGGTGCCCTGGACGCCGGTCCCGATGACGCTGCAGCCGCTCTTCGTGCTCCTGTCGGGCCTCGTGCTGGGGCCATCGGCGGGAGCCGCCAGCATGGCCGCCTACGTCCTGCTCGGCGTGGGCGGCGCACCGGTGTTCGCCGCGATCCCGGCCGGGCCGGCGGCCCTCGTCGGCCCAACGGGCGGCTTCATCCTCGCCTTTCCCCTGGCTTCCGGCCTCTGCGGATGGCTGGCCGGCCCCCGGGACGCGGGCGCCCCGCGCATCCTGTTGGCGCTGGTGGCGGGACTTCTGGTCATCTACCTGGCGGGCGCGACCCAGTTGGCCCTGCTCACCGGCGCCGCTCCCACGGCGGTATTCCGCAACGCCGTGCTGCCCTTCGCGCTCGGCGACTCGATCGAACTGCTGCTGGCCATGGCGATCGCACTCCGGCTGAGGTCCCGGGCTCGCGACGATCGCTGA
- a CDS encoding 3'-5' exonuclease, producing the protein MSAARGSWVETIAGLLGDGPLHPDELARRASRLRAFGQESPALIASLLGPDPRFRLDPEGRWQLTPGLAGVRSSLGFLDYAVVDVETTGGAYQEGHRIIELAIVELREGVVTREFQSLVNPQRAIGASVTRLTGISATRVAAAPRFRDIAGEIRRRLEHRVFAAHNADHDWAFVGGQLREALGDAPRVQRLCTEQLSRRLLASQRRHHLDALCGRFGIEVHGRHRALGDARAAAEILKHLLEETERKGVRDLRALHELLVGPEGRDPVDGLI; encoded by the coding sequence ATGAGCGCGGCGCGGGGATCATGGGTCGAGACGATCGCAGGGCTGCTCGGCGACGGTCCCCTTCACCCGGACGAGCTCGCCCGGCGGGCGAGCCGGCTGCGCGCGTTCGGGCAGGAGTCGCCCGCGCTGATCGCGTCGCTGCTGGGGCCCGATCCCAGGTTTCGCCTGGATCCGGAGGGCCGCTGGCAGTTGACCCCGGGCCTGGCCGGGGTGCGTTCGTCGCTCGGCTTTCTGGACTACGCGGTGGTGGATGTGGAGACGACCGGAGGCGCCTACCAGGAAGGCCACCGCATCATCGAGCTGGCCATCGTTGAACTGCGCGAAGGCGTCGTGACCCGCGAGTTCCAGAGTCTCGTCAACCCGCAGCGAGCGATCGGCGCTTCGGTAACCCGCCTGACCGGCATCAGCGCAACCAGGGTGGCTGCGGCGCCCCGGTTCCGCGACATCGCCGGCGAGATCCGGAGGCGGCTCGAGCACCGCGTCTTCGCAGCCCACAACGCCGACCACGACTGGGCTTTCGTCGGCGGGCAGTTGCGCGAGGCGCTCGGGGACGCTCCGCGCGTGCAGCGGCTATGCACCGAGCAACTGTCGCGCCGGCTGCTGGCATCACAGCGGCGCCATCATCTCGACGCCCTGTGCGGCCGCTTCGGCATCGAGGTGCACGGGCGTCACCGCGCCCTGGGCGACGCGCGCGCCGCGGCCGAGATCCTGAAACATCTTCTGGAGGAGACGGAGCGGAAGGGAGTCCGCGACCTTCGGGCGCTCCACGAACTCCTCGTCGGTCCGGAAGGGCGTGACCCGGTCGACGGATTGATCTAG
- the rsmA gene encoding 16S rRNA (adenine(1518)-N(6)/adenine(1519)-N(6))-dimethyltransferase RsmA yields the protein MRPKRSLGQNFLVDPNLQRAIVRALDVQASDEVLEIGPGTGALTRHLVDLPRRLVLVELDRELADRLAQELEGHPQVTLVQGDILDTDIAALAEDVSALKVIGNIPYNRTSPIVFRLLERPRPAEIVVMVQKEVGERMLAAPGSRTYGALSVGVRVVARVERVLRVRRTAFRPVPRVDSVVVRIRPFHPPRISAAREKAVRVLTRAAFQRRRKQFQRILRDDPAYRLSRREVAQVETRSGLDLTRRPETFAPEDFVRLAKMLERT from the coding sequence GTGCGGCCGAAGCGTTCCCTCGGCCAGAACTTCCTGGTGGACCCCAACCTGCAGCGGGCCATCGTCAGGGCGCTCGACGTGCAGGCGAGCGACGAGGTGCTGGAGATCGGGCCCGGGACCGGCGCGCTCACCCGCCATCTCGTCGATCTGCCGCGCCGCCTCGTGCTCGTGGAGCTCGACCGCGAGCTGGCCGACCGCCTCGCGCAGGAACTGGAGGGGCACCCGCAGGTGACCCTCGTGCAGGGGGACATCCTCGACACCGACATCGCGGCGCTGGCCGAAGACGTCTCCGCGCTCAAGGTGATCGGCAACATTCCCTACAACCGCACTTCACCGATCGTCTTTCGGCTTCTCGAACGCCCGCGGCCGGCCGAGATCGTCGTCATGGTGCAGAAGGAAGTCGGTGAGCGCATGCTGGCGGCTCCGGGCTCCCGCACCTACGGGGCGCTGTCGGTGGGGGTCCGGGTGGTGGCGCGCGTGGAGCGCGTCCTGCGCGTGCGGCGGACGGCCTTTCGCCCCGTCCCGCGGGTCGACTCCGTGGTCGTGCGCATTCGGCCCTTTCACCCACCCCGGATTTCCGCCGCGCGGGAGAAGGCCGTGCGCGTCCTCACCCGTGCGGCCTTTCAGCGCCGCCGCAAGCAGTTTCAGCGGATTCTCCGGGACGATCCGGCCTATCGCCTGAGCCGCCGGGAGGTGGCGCAAGTGGAGACGCGCAGCGGGCTGGACCTGACGCGCCGCCCCGAGACCTTCGCCCCCGAAGACTTCGTCCGGCTGGCGAAGATGTTGGAGCGGACATGA
- a CDS encoding serine hydroxymethyltransferase, whose product MRRFDPEIHQAVHAEEARQRDQLEMIASENFASRAVLEATGSALTNKYAEGLPGRRYYGGCEHVDVVESLARARACTLFGADHANVQPHSGAQANLAAFLAFLRPGDRFLGMQLSHGGHLTHGSPVNVSGKWFRVSSYGVRESDGLIDYDIVREQARSERPRLIVAGASAYPRTLDFAAFGEIAREVDALLMVDMAHIAGLVATGVHPSPIPYAHVVTTTTHKTLRGPRGGLILAPAEHARAVDRAVFPGSQGGPMMHVIAAKAVAFREALAPEFSLYTRQVVANARALGAELMEHGFRLVSGGTDTHLILVDFGQDGLSGAQAEAALARVGITVNKNTVPGEYRSPLVTSGIRLGTSALTSRGMGIDEMRLIAGWMARVLLRPEDDEVLGEVRGRVREMSASFPLRKETVPVG is encoded by the coding sequence CTGCGTCGTTTCGACCCCGAGATACATCAGGCCGTCCACGCCGAAGAGGCGCGTCAGCGCGATCAGCTGGAGATGATCGCCAGCGAGAACTTCGCGTCGCGGGCGGTCCTGGAGGCGACGGGTTCGGCGCTCACCAACAAGTACGCGGAAGGACTCCCGGGACGTCGCTACTATGGCGGCTGCGAGCACGTCGACGTGGTCGAGAGCCTGGCCCGGGCACGCGCCTGCACGCTCTTCGGAGCCGACCATGCGAACGTTCAGCCTCATTCCGGGGCACAGGCCAACCTGGCGGCCTTTCTCGCCTTCCTCAGGCCCGGAGACCGTTTTCTGGGCATGCAGCTCAGCCACGGCGGCCATCTCACGCACGGATCCCCGGTCAACGTGAGCGGAAAGTGGTTCCGGGTATCGTCCTACGGCGTGCGCGAGTCGGATGGCCTCATCGACTATGACATCGTGCGCGAGCAGGCGCGCTCCGAACGCCCCCGCCTGATCGTCGCGGGCGCCAGCGCCTACCCGCGCACGCTCGATTTCGCCGCGTTCGGGGAAATCGCGCGCGAAGTGGACGCGCTCCTGATGGTCGACATGGCCCACATCGCGGGGCTCGTCGCCACCGGCGTGCATCCCAGTCCGATTCCCTACGCTCACGTGGTGACCACGACCACGCACAAGACGCTGCGCGGACCCCGCGGCGGTCTCATTCTGGCGCCCGCCGAACACGCGCGCGCCGTCGACCGGGCGGTGTTTCCGGGCTCCCAGGGGGGCCCAATGATGCACGTGATCGCCGCCAAGGCGGTCGCGTTCCGGGAGGCGCTGGCGCCGGAATTCTCGCTCTATACGCGGCAGGTGGTGGCAAACGCGCGAGCCCTGGGGGCCGAGCTCATGGAACACGGGTTCCGCCTGGTCAGCGGCGGCACCGACACCCACCTGATCCTGGTCGACTTCGGACAGGACGGCCTCTCGGGAGCGCAGGCCGAGGCGGCGCTTGCGCGCGTGGGCATCACCGTCAACAAGAACACGGTCCCCGGGGAGTACCGGTCGCCGCTGGTCACGTCCGGGATTCGGCTCGGGACGTCCGCGCTCACCAGCCGCGGCATGGGGATCGACGAGATGCGCCTCATTGCCGGCTGGATGGCTCGGGTTCTGCTTCGTCCCGAGGACGACGAGGTGCTTGGAGAAGTGCGTGGCCGAGTGCGCGAAATGAGCGCGTCCTTCCCGCTCCGAAAGGAGACCGTTCCGGTCGGTTGA
- a CDS encoding 3-hydroxybutyryl-CoA dehydrogenase, with translation MRRIAVIGSGTMGNGIAHIAALSGLEVVLYDIAEEALARGTANIARNMDRQLRSGRLEADEKTAALARIQATDDLARAVSDAELAVEAAPEDASLKYRLFAELDRLAPPGAILASNTSSISITTMGARTARPDRVIGMHFMNPVPVMRLVEVVRGLRTSDETVRTVVELATRLGKTPVEVNDFPGFVSNRILMPMINEAIFALTEGVAEAEAIDAVMRMGMNHPMGPLALADLIGLDTCLGILEVLHRELGDDRYRPAPLLRKYVAAGWLGRKTGRGFHSHE, from the coding sequence ATGCGACGCATTGCCGTGATCGGGTCCGGGACGATGGGAAACGGCATCGCCCACATCGCAGCTCTTTCCGGGCTCGAAGTGGTCCTCTACGACATCGCGGAGGAAGCGCTCGCGCGGGGCACGGCGAACATCGCGCGCAACATGGACCGCCAACTCCGGTCGGGTCGACTCGAAGCGGACGAGAAGACCGCCGCGCTTGCCCGCATCCAGGCGACCGACGACCTCGCCCGGGCCGTTTCCGACGCGGAACTTGCCGTTGAGGCGGCTCCCGAGGACGCCTCGCTCAAGTATCGCCTCTTCGCCGAGCTGGACCGGCTCGCCCCGCCCGGCGCGATCCTGGCATCCAACACGTCATCGATCTCCATCACGACGATGGGCGCCCGCACGGCGCGCCCTGACCGCGTCATCGGCATGCACTTCATGAACCCCGTGCCGGTCATGCGCCTCGTGGAGGTGGTGCGCGGACTCCGGACCAGCGACGAGACCGTGCGGACGGTGGTGGAACTGGCGACCCGCCTGGGCAAGACCCCGGTGGAGGTGAACGACTTCCCGGGCTTCGTCTCCAATCGCATCCTCATGCCGATGATCAACGAGGCGATCTTCGCCCTCACGGAGGGCGTCGCCGAGGCGGAGGCGATCGACGCGGTCATGCGAATGGGGATGAATCATCCCATGGGACCGCTTGCGCTGGCCGATCTGATCGGGCTCGACACCTGTCTCGGCATCCTGGAAGTACTGCACCGGGAGCTGGGCGACGACCGCTACCGTCCCGCCCCGCTGCTTCGCAAGTACGTGGCAGCCGGCTGGCTGGGGCGCAAGACCGGGCGTGGATTCCATTCCCATGAGTAG
- a CDS encoding Glu/Leu/Phe/Val dehydrogenase, whose translation MQIFEEMAAFRHDQLAFWSEPAAGYRGIIAIHDTTLGPALGGTRLWRYASEVDALTDALRLARGMTYKAAIAGLKLGGGKSVILADERPRDRERLFRAHGRAVESLGGRYITAEDVGTSVDDMEFVRAETRWVAGVRGGSGDPSPATAHGVYQGIRACAQERYGDPCLEGRHVTVQGVGHVGYQLCAELAAEGARLTVADINAGSVERAVHEFGATAVAPEAIYDVPADIFAPCALGGVINDRTVARLRVDIVAGSANNQLAEPRHGNALQKRGILFAPDYVINAGGLINVYGELHGWSVERTRRKAAGIYDVVLNVFQRAREDGITAAEAANRVALQILTDARRPGSAEHGSRARRAVSMST comes from the coding sequence ATGCAGATATTCGAGGAGATGGCGGCCTTCCGCCACGATCAACTGGCATTCTGGTCGGAGCCCGCGGCGGGCTATCGAGGCATCATCGCCATCCACGACACGACGCTGGGTCCGGCTCTGGGCGGCACCCGCCTGTGGAGGTACGCCAGCGAGGTGGACGCCCTGACCGACGCCCTTCGCCTCGCGCGCGGCATGACCTACAAGGCTGCCATCGCGGGCCTGAAGCTCGGCGGGGGCAAGTCCGTCATCCTGGCGGATGAACGCCCGCGCGACCGGGAGCGGCTGTTCCGGGCCCACGGCCGCGCCGTGGAGTCTCTGGGCGGGCGCTACATCACCGCGGAGGACGTCGGCACCTCCGTGGACGACATGGAGTTCGTGCGCGCGGAAACCCGATGGGTGGCCGGGGTGCGCGGAGGTTCCGGCGATCCCTCTCCCGCCACGGCCCACGGCGTCTACCAGGGCATCAGGGCGTGCGCGCAGGAGCGCTACGGCGATCCCTGCCTGGAGGGCAGGCACGTTACCGTCCAGGGCGTGGGGCACGTCGGGTATCAATTGTGCGCCGAACTCGCGGCCGAAGGTGCCAGGCTCACGGTCGCCGACATCAACGCCGGCAGCGTTGAGCGCGCGGTGCACGAGTTCGGCGCCACCGCCGTCGCTCCAGAGGCAATCTACGACGTCCCGGCGGACATCTTCGCCCCATGCGCACTGGGCGGGGTGATCAACGACCGGACGGTCGCACGCCTGCGCGTGGACATCGTCGCGGGCTCGGCCAATAATCAGTTGGCCGAGCCGAGGCATGGCAACGCGCTTCAGAAAAGGGGCATCCTGTTCGCTCCCGACTACGTGATCAACGCCGGAGGGCTCATCAACGTGTACGGCGAGCTGCACGGCTGGTCTGTTGAGCGCACCAGAAGGAAAGCCGCCGGGATCTACGACGTCGTGCTGAACGTCTTCCAGCGGGCCCGCGAGGATGGCATCACGGCCGCCGAAGCCGCGAACCGCGTCGCCCTGCAGATACTGACGGATGCCCGCCGCCCCGGCAGCGCCGAGCACGGCTCACGTGCCCGGCGGGCGGTTTCCATGAGCACCTGA